The Nitrospirota bacterium DNA segment GTAATTTGGCAAACCTGCACCGAATATCATTCTGCCTCCAAGTTAATTCGTTGGTTCGTTCGTTGCATCGTTGAACGATGTAACGATCCAACGATCCAACGAGTCAACGATTCTCCTGAACCAAATGATTGATTTCCTTCGGTCCGCCGAGAATGGCGAGCGTGTCTCCCTCGCACAATTGGATGTCGGCTGCTGGATGCATATCGCGCTGGCTATCGTGGACCAATTGCACAACGCTAATATTATAGTGCTGTTCCGCATCGCCGACGGACATGCCGACCAATTTTGATTTCGGCGTAACGTCCAAGCGCGCCAGACTCAACGATTCGCCATCGACCGTGATCGGGTTGGAAATGTCCATGCCCGCTGCGGTTGCGGCGAATGCAGGCGCTGCCATGCTCGTCGCACTCAGCGCGCTAAAGCCGAATTGTTTTTCGAGCGCTTGCGCAAAATCGTCGTCAAAGATTCTCATCACGACGCGAATATCGGGATTGAGACTGCGCGCCTTGACCGCGATTTGCATGTTCAAGTTATCGTTCTGCGTGCAGAGTACCAAGACTTGTGCGCGTTTAATGCCGGCTGCATCGAGCATGGCTTCGCGCGTGGCATCGCCCGCCAAGATCGGCACATCCAATTTTTGCAAGTCGACGATGAGATCATCGCGCGGATGCAGATCGACCACGACCACTTCTTGATTCATCTCGCGCAGTTGCCGCACGACGCGATGACCCAGATGCCCCAAACCAATCAGCACGATATGATTACCAAAAGTCGATGCGACTGCCATTTGCCACTCCTTGCTGCGCGACCGGCGATTGAAAAATACCAAGGCGAATTCTGTCAATCCTTGAGCGATAATGACGATACCCAAAAGCGGCATCGCAAAATAGAAAATTTGTAGATACCAAGTGCTGGGAAAGTCGCCGTTGGTCTGCAAGAAAACCATCGTCAACGCGAGATAGATGGCTTCGATAGGACTGCCCAGTTGCTCGCCCGCTTGTTCCGCCGCATAAAAATGAAGCAGACCGCCGCCGACGATGAGCAGCAAAAAGAGCGCCAACGGCGTGCGAAAATCGCGCAGCAATAATGACGTATCGCGCCACGCTGCGCGCCAACGCCGGAAAAGTGAACGAATCTTGTTTTTCATTTTATTGCATTATCTTTAAAACAGTAACCGCAAAATTCCACCTACACGCCTCTGATGCGGTATAATGGGTTCTCAAGAACCCTACGACGCAAAGGTGTGTGGATGAGACGAGCCAAAGACAATTCCGAAGTTCCCAAGCGTTACTATCGGCCAGA contains these protein-coding regions:
- a CDS encoding NAD-binding protein, with the protein product MKNKIRSLFRRWRAAWRDTSLLLRDFRTPLALFLLLIVGGGLLHFYAAEQAGEQLGSPIEAIYLALTMVFLQTNGDFPSTWYLQIFYFAMPLLGIVIIAQGLTEFALVFFNRRSRSKEWQMAVASTFGNHIVLIGLGHLGHRVVRQLREMNQEVVVVDLHPRDDLIVDLQKLDVPILAGDATREAMLDAAGIKRAQVLVLCTQNDNLNMQIAVKARSLNPDIRVVMRIFDDDFAQALEKQFGFSALSATSMAAPAFAATAAGMDISNPITVDGESLSLARLDVTPKSKLVGMSVGDAEQHYNISVVQLVHDSQRDMHPAADIQLCEGDTLAILGGPKEINHLVQENR